The genomic segment CCGATACCGGCAAGGGGCCGTTCGCGCCGGTCGCCAACTGGCTCGGCTATGCGAACGTGAGTTGGGTGAACGATCCCTGGGGGGCGCGGATCGCGGTGATGATCGGCGATCTCTGGCAGTGGACGCCGTTCATGTTCATCGTGCTCCTGGCTGCGCTCGAGAGCCAGTCGCCCGAGCCGATCGAGGCCGCGATCGTCGACGGTGCCAGCCCCTGGCAGATCTTCTGGCACATCACGCTGCCGCAGATCGCGCCGGTGGCCAGCACGGTCGTCCTGATCCGCCTCATCGAGGCGTTCAAGATTTTCGACATGCCGCAAGTGTTGACCGGTGGCGGACCTGGTACGGCGACGGAGTCGCTGACGCTGCATGCCTACGTGCTCTGGCGCTCGCTCGACTACGGCACCTCCGCAGCGGTCGCCTATTCGCTCCTGTTCGTCGTCACCTTCATCGGCATCGCCTACGTGCGCGTGCTCCACCGGCGCTTGACGACACTGGGTTGAGGGAGGACCGGCATGGCACTGCGCTGGCGCACCACCCCGACTCGACCAGGGCCACTGGCACTCGTCGTCTCCTATACGGTCTTGCTCCTCTGGGCCCTCGTCGTCCTGTTCCCCCTCTACTGGCTGGCGATCACCGCCTTCAAGCTGCCGATCCACGTCAACGAGGGACCGAGGTACGTGCCCTTCCTCGACTTCCAGCCGTCGCTCCACGCCTGGCGCTATATCCTGGTCGATCTCGGCAACGACACCTTGCGACCCTATCTCAACACCGTGATCGTCGGTGTCACGAGTTCCGTCCTCACGCTCCTCCTCGGTGCTGCCGCCACCTACGGCCTGAGCCGGTTCACCTACCGGGTCCGGCTGGCGAGCGTGCTCGCCTTCCTGGCTGGGGCGGTGCTCGCCGCGGTCGCCATCGAGTTCGGCATCCCGTGGCAACTGGCCGTCGCCGGTGGGCTCGGCGCGTTCGCGCTGGCCTGGGCGACGGCACTGCGGCGAGTCGGTGGGCCGAGGTTGGGGAACGCCGACATCGCCTTCTGGATGATCTCCCAGCGCATGCTCCCGCCCGTCGCGGTCGTGATCCCGATCTACATCCTGTTCCAACGACTAGCCCTGCTGGACACGCGGACGGCGCTCGTCATCGCCTATGTCGCGGCCAACCTGCCGATCGCCGTCTGGTTGCTCCGCGACTATTTCCAGACGATCCCGGTCGAGCTCGAGGAGAGTGCGGCGATCGATGGCGCCAACCGCTACCAGATCCTCTGGCGGATCGTCCTGCCGCTGGCGCTCCCCGGGCTCGTCGCGACCTTTCTCTTCATCTTCGTGCTCGCCTGGAACGAGTACCTCCTGGCGCTCTTCCTGAGCAGCGCCAAGGCCCAGACGATGCCGCTGCTGGTGGCGGCCCAGAACGCGACGCGCGGTCCGCAGTGGTGGTACATGTCGGTGCTCATCCTGCTCATGATCGGGCCGGTGATCGCGCTCGCCATCGTGCTCGAGCGGTACATCGCCCGCGGGCTGTTGCTCGGAGCCGTCCGCGGCTGAAGGAAGGGGTTTTCGCGTATGGAACTCCACGACCGGGTCGCCGTCGTGACCGGTGCCGGCTCGGGGATCGGTCGAGCGATCGCCCACCGCTTCGCGCGAGCGGGCGCGCTCGTGGTCGCAGCCGACCTCGATCTCGAGGCAGCGGAGGCGACGGCGCAGCTCGTACCGGAACGGATCGTCCCGCACGGAGTCGATGTCCGCGACGAGGCGAGTGTGCGGGCACTCATGGCGGCGACGCTCGACCGCTTCGGCCGCATCGACATCCTGGTCAACAACGCCGGCATCGGGACGACGAAAGACCTGGTCGAGACCGACCTCGAGGAGTGGGAGAACGTCTTCGCCGTCAACGTGCGCGGGGTGTTCCTCTGCTGCAAGTACGCCCTGCCCAGCATGCTGGAACGCCGGTCGGGTGTGATCGTCAACATCGGGTCGGTCGCTGGCCTCATCGGCATCCCGAAACGGGCCGCCTACTGCGCGAGCAAGGGGGCAGTCGTCACGCTCACCAAACAGATCGCGATCGCCTACGTCCGCCACGGCATCCGCTGCAACTGCATCTGCCCCGGTACGGTCGATTCCCCTTGGGTCGAACGGCTGGTCGCGCAGGAACCCGACCCGGTCGCTGCGCGCCGCGCCCTCGAAGCGCGCCAGCCGATGGGCCGGCTGGTCAGGCCGGAAGAAGTGGCTGCGGCAGCGCTCTACCTGGCCTCCGACGAAGCAGCGGCCGTCACCGGGAGCGTCTTCGTCATCGACGGTGGCTGGCTGGCCCAGTGAGGAGGCGCAGCGGTGAAGTGCTACGGTCTCACGCTCTGCCTGCGCGACGATCCGGCTGCCATCGAGGCCTACGTCCGCTACCACCAGGCTGTCTGGCCGCAGGTCTGTGCCCGCCTCCGGGAGGTCGGTATCCACACGATGCGCATCTTCCTGCGCGGGCGGCGCCTCTTCATGTACATCGAAACGGACGATACCTTCGACCTCGCGCGGGATTTCCCACGGGTGAACGAGGATCCGGTCTCGGCGGAGTGGAACCGGCTCATGGCGACGCTGCAGGAACGCGCTCCGGAAGCGGACCCGGACGAATGGTGGGCCCCGATGGAGCTGGTCTTCGACCTCGACTGGCCACAGCACCGGCACCAGCCTGGTACCGTACCGGAGGTGACGCCGTGACGACGCTCCCGCGCCGCACGCTCGGCCGGACCGGTCTCGAGGTCAGCATCGTCTGCGCTGGTTGCGCGCCGCTCGGCGACATGCCGGAAGCCTTCGGCTATCGCGTCCCGGAAGAGCAGGCGCTGGCGACGCTGCGCGAGCTCTTCCGGAGCCCGATCACGTTCCTCGATACTGCCGCGGCATACGGGGACGGCGAGAGCGAGCGCCGGATCGGCCTGGTCCTGCGCGAGCTCGGCGGGCTCCCACCGGGTTACGTCCTGGCGACCAAGGCCGACCGCGACCTGGCGACTGGCCGGTTCGATGCCGACCAGGTACGCCGTTCGGTCGAGCGCAGCCTCCGACTCCTCGGTCTGGAGCGGCTGCAACTGGTCTACTTCCACGATCCGGAGCATGCCGGGCTCTCGGTGGCCGAGGCGATGGCGCCGGGTGGCCCGGTGGAGGCGCTCCTCGCTCTCCGTGACCAGGGGGTGATCGAGCACGTCGGTATCGCCGCCGGGCCGATCGACATGCTGATCGAATACGTGGAGACCGGCGTCTTCGAGGTCGTCATCACGCACAACCGCTACACGCTGCTCAACCGGACCGCTGAGCCGCTCGTCCGCCGCGCGCACGAGCTCGGTGTCGCCGTCGTGAACGCGGCACCGTACGGCAGTGGCCTCCTGGCCAAGGGACCGTCGGCTTTCCCACGCTATGCCTACCGGGCGGCGCATGCCGAGGAACTGGAGCGGGCACGACAACTCGAGGCGATCTGCACGCGCTACGGAGTCCCGCTCGCCGCGGTCGCACTCCAGTTCTCGCTGCGCGAACCGCGCATCACCGCGACGATCGTCGGGATGAGTCGTCCAGAGCGCGTGGCGGAGACCGTGCGGCTGGCGACCTGGCCGATTCCCGAGGCGCTCTGGGACGAGGTCGCGACGGTTGCGCCGCTGCCGTACGATCCTCAGACCGGGCAGGTGCTGAGGCTGGAGTGAGGACGGGGAGAACGCGATGCCGATCGGAACGGTACCGATCACCGATACGCACGTCCACTTCTGGGACATCGAGCGTTCGGACCTCTACTGGATGACGCCCGAACTGGCCGAGCAGCTGAAACCGCTGCGCCGGAGCTTCGGCCCCGAAGACCTCGACCCCGAGCGGCGCGCGGTCGGTGTGGACCGGATCGTCATCGTCCAGGCAGCCCGCTCCGACTGGGACCACGCGTGGTGGTTCTCGCTCTGCGACCGGTATCCCTGGATCGTGGCTGTCGTCGGCTGGGTCGATCTGGCAGCGCCGGACGTGGGCGAGCGGCTCGACCGTTCGGCTCGCCATCGCGCTTTCCGTGGGGTGCGAGCCACCGCCGAGAACGAGCCGGACCCCGACTGGCTCGTGCGCCCTGAGGTCTGGCGGGGTATCGCAGCGGTGGCGGAACGGGGTCTGACGCTCGATCTCCTCGTGCGGGTCGAGCATCTCCCCCACGTGCCGCGACTCGCCGAGCGGTTCCCGGAGCTGACCCTGGTCGTCGATCACCTGGCCAAGCCTCCGATCGCCAGCGGCGACCTCGCGCGCTGGCGCGACCGCATGGCCGCGCTGGTTCCATATCCGAACGTCTGGTGCAAGCTGTCGGGGCTCCTCACCGAGGCAGGGCCCCAACCGACTGTCGAGGCGTTGCGACCCGTGGTCGCGTTCGCGCTCGAGCGCTTCGGCCCGGCCCGCCTCCTCTGGGGCAGCGACTGGCCGGTCGCGACCCTGGCTGCCGATTACCGGACGACCTTCGGTGTCTACCAGCAGCTCACGAGCGACCTGAGCGAA from the Thermomicrobium sp. 4228-Ro genome contains:
- a CDS encoding SDR family NAD(P)-dependent oxidoreductase, which codes for MELHDRVAVVTGAGSGIGRAIAHRFARAGALVVAADLDLEAAEATAQLVPERIVPHGVDVRDEASVRALMAATLDRFGRIDILVNNAGIGTTKDLVETDLEEWENVFAVNVRGVFLCCKYALPSMLERRSGVIVNIGSVAGLIGIPKRAAYCASKGAVVTLTKQIAIAYVRHGIRCNCICPGTVDSPWVERLVAQEPDPVAARRALEARQPMGRLVRPEEVAAAALYLASDEAAAVTGSVFVIDGGWLAQ
- a CDS encoding aldo/keto reductase, which translates into the protein MTTLPRRTLGRTGLEVSIVCAGCAPLGDMPEAFGYRVPEEQALATLRELFRSPITFLDTAAAYGDGESERRIGLVLRELGGLPPGYVLATKADRDLATGRFDADQVRRSVERSLRLLGLERLQLVYFHDPEHAGLSVAEAMAPGGPVEALLALRDQGVIEHVGIAAGPIDMLIEYVETGVFEVVITHNRYTLLNRTAEPLVRRAHELGVAVVNAAPYGSGLLAKGPSAFPRYAYRAAHAEELERARQLEAICTRYGVPLAAVALQFSLREPRITATIVGMSRPERVAETVRLATWPIPEALWDEVATVAPLPYDPQTGQVLRLE
- a CDS encoding L-rhamnose mutarotase — its product is MKCYGLTLCLRDDPAAIEAYVRYHQAVWPQVCARLREVGIHTMRIFLRGRRLFMYIETDDTFDLARDFPRVNEDPVSAEWNRLMATLQERAPEADPDEWWAPMELVFDLDWPQHRHQPGTVPEVTP
- a CDS encoding amidohydrolase family protein, with product MPIGTVPITDTHVHFWDIERSDLYWMTPELAEQLKPLRRSFGPEDLDPERRAVGVDRIVIVQAARSDWDHAWWFSLCDRYPWIVAVVGWVDLAAPDVGERLDRSARHRAFRGVRATAENEPDPDWLVRPEVWRGIAAVAERGLTLDLLVRVEHLPHVPRLAERFPELTLVVDHLAKPPIASGDLARWRDRMAALVPYPNVWCKLSGLLTEAGPQPTVEALRPVVAFALERFGPARLLWGSDWPVATLAADYRTTFGVYQQLTSDLSEAERAAVFGENAARVYRLPG
- a CDS encoding carbohydrate ABC transporter permease — its product is MALRWRTTPTRPGPLALVVSYTVLLLWALVVLFPLYWLAITAFKLPIHVNEGPRYVPFLDFQPSLHAWRYILVDLGNDTLRPYLNTVIVGVTSSVLTLLLGAAATYGLSRFTYRVRLASVLAFLAGAVLAAVAIEFGIPWQLAVAGGLGAFALAWATALRRVGGPRLGNADIAFWMISQRMLPPVAVVIPIYILFQRLALLDTRTALVIAYVAANLPIAVWLLRDYFQTIPVELEESAAIDGANRYQILWRIVLPLALPGLVATFLFIFVLAWNEYLLALFLSSAKAQTMPLLVAAQNATRGPQWWYMSVLILLMIGPVIALAIVLERYIARGLLLGAVRG